One genomic window of Candidatus Poribacteria bacterium includes the following:
- a CDS encoding SDR family NAD(P)-dependent oxidoreductase, giving the protein MAFPGFELKDKVMLVTGSGKGIGRGIAIAAAQMGAKVILNSRTPSDLEEVASEIRANGGEAASVVFDVSDMAQVAEGAQAAIDVWGRVDVLVNNAGTNRPKPALELTEEDWDAIYDLNLKGLFFLTQTLVKPMIERENGKIINISSTMGLVGGPLRTAYSGSKGGVVLLTKGLAVEWAPHNVTVNAVAPAFTRTPLADVLLQRKEFYEDVVRRIPMGRVGEVDEVVGAVLFLASEAANWVTGQTIAVDGGWVAW; this is encoded by the coding sequence GTGGCATTTCCAGGATTTGAGTTGAAAGATAAAGTGATGTTAGTGACCGGTTCCGGTAAAGGTATCGGCAGAGGGATAGCGATAGCGGCTGCGCAAATGGGGGCAAAAGTTATTTTGAACAGTCGCACACCGTCTGACCTTGAGGAGGTTGCAAGCGAAATTCGAGCCAACGGTGGTGAAGCGGCATCTGTTGTATTCGATGTTAGTGATATGGCACAAGTCGCCGAGGGTGCACAAGCGGCGATTGATGTATGGGGACGTGTGGATGTCCTCGTCAACAACGCCGGTACCAACCGCCCAAAACCGGCACTTGAACTCACTGAAGAGGATTGGGATGCAATCTATGATCTCAACTTGAAGGGACTGTTCTTCTTGACACAGACGCTTGTCAAGCCGATGATAGAGCGGGAGAACGGAAAGATTATCAATATCTCTTCGACGATGGGTCTGGTCGGTGGTCCGCTAAGGACGGCGTATTCGGGGAGTAAAGGCGGTGTCGTCCTGCTGACGAAAGGTCTCGCTGTTGAATGGGCACCCCATAACGTCACGGTGAATGCTGTGGCACCGGCGTTTACGCGCACCCCACTTGCCGATGTCCTCTTACAACGCAAAGAATTCTATGAAGATGTCGTCCGTCGCATTCCGATGGGACGGGTCGGTGAGGTAGACGAGGTTGTCGGTGCGGTGTTGTTCCTGGCCTCGGAGGCAGCGAACTGGGTAACCGGACAAACAATCGCCGTTGATGGCGGTTGGGTTGCATGGTAA
- the folD gene encoding bifunctional methylenetetrahydrofolate dehydrogenase/methenyltetrahydrofolate cyclohydrolase FolD → MSAELLNGTRLAKQIRSQIRRKLKKLTFTPGLAVVQVGDNPASTLYIKHKQRDCEKVHFHSEVHHLSADVSQSALIQQIETLNARSDIHGMLVQMPLPEGIDKETVIDSIRPDKDADGLNPVNLGNLLINREGVTPCTPTGIIRLIELTGEAIEGKHAVCVGRSPLVGKPVGLMLLNRNATVTYCHSRTPDLAAQTRKADLLIVAIGRPEFITADMVKPGATVIDVGINHREGRAVGDVKFEEVQEVAGFITPVPGGVGPMTRAMLLENTLKLACR, encoded by the coding sequence TTGTCAGCCGAACTCCTTAATGGCACTCGTCTTGCAAAGCAGATCCGGAGCCAGATCCGGCGGAAGCTTAAAAAACTCACATTCACCCCGGGTCTTGCAGTTGTCCAAGTAGGAGACAATCCGGCATCAACACTCTACATCAAACATAAACAACGTGATTGTGAGAAAGTTCATTTCCATTCTGAAGTCCACCATCTATCAGCAGATGTCAGCCAAAGCGCGCTCATCCAACAAATTGAAACGTTGAACGCTCGCTCCGATATTCACGGGATGTTGGTGCAAATGCCGCTACCCGAAGGCATCGACAAAGAGACTGTTATTGATAGTATCCGTCCAGATAAAGACGCGGACGGTTTAAATCCTGTCAATTTAGGAAATTTACTCATCAACCGCGAAGGCGTTACACCTTGTACGCCGACTGGCATTATTCGTCTGATTGAACTGACAGGTGAAGCGATTGAGGGCAAACATGCCGTATGCGTTGGCAGAAGCCCGCTTGTTGGCAAACCTGTTGGGTTGATGCTCCTCAACCGCAATGCGACTGTTACGTATTGCCACTCTCGAACCCCAGACCTCGCAGCGCAGACGCGAAAGGCGGATCTCCTCATTGTGGCGATTGGTAGACCTGAATTTATCACTGCGGATATGGTGAAACCGGGTGCTACGGTTATTGATGTGGGCATTAATCACAGAGAGGGTCGCGCTGTCGGGGATGTCAAATTTGAGGAAGTTCAGGAAGTTGCAGGATTTATTACGCCTGTTCCGGGTGGTGTGGGTCCCATGACGCGCGCAATGTTATTAGAAAATACTTTGAAATTGGCGTGTAGATAG
- a CDS encoding FIST C-terminal domain-containing protein yields MIHVGVGHSQSLSTTEAAERATRLAMGNAGIAKADLAIVFATINYQAEYHELYQAVQANSSCDELIGCSGMSVLTSAGEFEGEPAIAVMVIRAEELSAISFAAQGTESEISAQIQEHIQPEIGDDALLVIFPDIRAINPAELVSHIGSDGAALPIVGAAVSGDATGAQMYHWKGEQATERGVTGVLLTGNLTTEIGVAQGCQPIGKPREVTKAEGRIIFELDGEPALENFKGTLQLLTQDDIRKSGGTVFVGIAMDAENRNPTRGDFLIRNLVGINEEHAAIAVSEEVTEGQLVQFHLRNPAAAAEEIRVIIAQLAEKTQSQPPAFGLYFNCLGRGKGLYGAANHDISVIQDKFPGLPIIGFFGNSEFAPIGGRNFAHAYTGVFVLCSAVR; encoded by the coding sequence ATGATACATGTAGGTGTAGGACATTCGCAAAGCCTCTCCACTACGGAAGCAGCGGAACGGGCAACACGCCTGGCTATGGGGAACGCAGGTATTGCGAAAGCCGATCTTGCCATTGTGTTCGCAACCATTAATTACCAAGCAGAATATCACGAGTTATATCAAGCCGTTCAGGCGAACTCCAGTTGTGATGAACTTATCGGCTGCAGTGGGATGAGCGTCTTAACCTCGGCAGGCGAGTTTGAAGGTGAACCCGCTATCGCTGTAATGGTCATCCGCGCCGAGGAACTTTCTGCTATATCGTTCGCTGCACAAGGTACAGAATCAGAGATTAGTGCCCAAATTCAGGAGCATATCCAACCTGAAATAGGCGACGACGCACTTCTCGTAATTTTTCCAGATATCCGCGCAATAAATCCAGCAGAACTCGTCAGTCACATTGGCAGTGATGGTGCCGCACTTCCTATCGTCGGAGCTGCCGTTTCTGGCGATGCAACCGGCGCACAGATGTACCACTGGAAAGGTGAGCAAGCGACGGAACGCGGTGTCACGGGAGTACTGCTGACAGGGAATCTCACCACAGAGATTGGCGTTGCACAAGGGTGTCAGCCCATTGGGAAGCCACGAGAGGTTACGAAAGCCGAAGGGCGCATCATCTTTGAATTAGACGGTGAACCGGCGTTGGAAAACTTCAAGGGAACCCTGCAACTCCTAACACAAGACGATATTCGTAAATCAGGAGGCACGGTTTTCGTCGGTATCGCAATGGATGCTGAAAACAGAAACCCGACACGGGGTGATTTTCTAATTCGTAATCTGGTCGGTATTAACGAGGAACACGCCGCAATCGCTGTTTCTGAGGAAGTGACAGAAGGACAGTTAGTGCAGTTCCACCTTCGGAATCCAGCCGCCGCCGCTGAAGAAATTCGGGTGATTATCGCACAATTGGCTGAAAAAACGCAGTCCCAACCGCCTGCATTCGGACTCTATTTTAATTGCCTCGGGCGCGGGAAAGGACTCTACGGCGCAGCGAATCACGACATCAGTGTTATCCAAGATAAATTCCCTGGACTCCCGATTATAGGATTCTTCGGAAACTCAGAATTCGCACCAATTGGTGGACGTAACTTTGCACACGCCTATACCGGTGTTTTCGTGCTCTGTTCCGCTGTAAGGTAA
- a CDS encoding SMP-30/gluconolactonase/LRE family protein — translation MNEEIFVAQEFTQVNGFTSGIEGPACDAAGNLYAVNYARQHTIGKVTPDGTASVFVELPTGSIGNGIRFDSKGFMFIADYTNHNVLKVDMDTLEISVHAHEPTMNQPNDLAIGANDILYVSDPNWAEFTGQIWRVDTDGKVTLLEPDMGTTNGIEVSPDEQVLYVNESVQRNIWAYDLSPEGEIGNKRLLIQFPDFNMDGMRCDIEGNLYVTRYGKGTVAKLSPAGEVLLEVKLTGKRCSNIAFGGPDGRTCYVTMADRGNVEVFRTDVPGRSWQLCQ, via the coding sequence ATGAACGAAGAAATTTTTGTCGCTCAGGAATTTACACAGGTCAACGGATTTACATCTGGTATCGAAGGACCCGCCTGCGACGCAGCTGGCAACTTATATGCCGTCAATTATGCCAGACAACACACCATCGGCAAAGTTACACCTGATGGCACTGCAAGCGTTTTCGTCGAGCTACCAACCGGTAGTATTGGTAACGGTATCCGCTTTGACAGCAAAGGTTTTATGTTCATCGCTGATTACACCAACCATAACGTCTTAAAAGTGGATATGGACACGCTCGAAATTAGCGTCCATGCACACGAACCGACAATGAATCAGCCTAACGATCTTGCTATCGGCGCAAACGATATTCTCTACGTCAGCGATCCGAATTGGGCGGAGTTCACCGGACAAATCTGGCGAGTGGATACCGATGGAAAGGTAACCCTCTTAGAACCAGACATGGGAACCACAAACGGGATTGAGGTAAGTCCTGATGAACAAGTGCTGTATGTCAACGAATCGGTGCAACGTAACATCTGGGCTTATGACCTCTCGCCTGAAGGTGAGATTGGCAATAAACGCTTGCTGATTCAGTTTCCAGATTTCAATATGGACGGAATGCGGTGCGATATTGAGGGCAACCTCTATGTCACTCGATACGGAAAAGGGACGGTCGCAAAACTCTCACCCGCAGGTGAGGTGTTGTTAGAGGTGAAGTTGACAGGGAAGCGCTGCTCAAATATTGCATTCGGCGGTCCAGACGGACGCACCTGCTACGTCACAATGGCAGACCGAGGCAATGTGGAAGTGTTCCGCACCGATGTCCCCGGTAGAAGCTGGCAGCTATGCCAGTGA
- a CDS encoding LamG domain-containing protein: MKRLSILLFCILVCNPLATADLLEGLVLYMPLDEGAGNATEDFSENGFEGELNGGAKWVDGKFGKALEFSASSDFVAVEDDAAFHIEDEITQAAWINLDRLPSAHAIVFGTRMGGGGRHIGFGYGMNPQNGIKVWTNGAGGGFLDINDNKTPLDTGKWYYLSYTHTSDNKGKVKIYVDGEVTHEQDSNNPVAPAGATSRVQIGTWSGEAWPGIVDEVRLWNRALSDDEMKQSMEMGAEEFLAVDPKDKLTTSWAHIKRLR, translated from the coding sequence ATGAAACGACTTTCTATTCTCTTGTTTTGTATTTTGGTATGTAATCCTCTCGCGACTGCCGATTTACTCGAAGGCCTTGTGTTGTATATGCCACTTGACGAGGGTGCTGGAAACGCAACTGAGGACTTCTCAGAAAACGGATTTGAAGGTGAACTCAACGGTGGTGCTAAATGGGTTGACGGTAAATTCGGAAAGGCACTGGAATTCTCCGCATCCAGCGATTTCGTGGCGGTGGAAGACGATGCAGCCTTTCACATTGAAGATGAAATCACGCAAGCCGCCTGGATTAATCTCGACCGACTCCCAAGCGCACACGCTATTGTCTTTGGCACGCGTATGGGTGGCGGCGGAAGACACATCGGGTTCGGATACGGCATGAACCCCCAAAACGGGATAAAGGTCTGGACGAACGGTGCTGGTGGTGGATTCCTTGACATTAATGATAACAAAACCCCCCTTGATACCGGTAAGTGGTACTATCTCTCCTATACACACACTTCTGATAACAAGGGTAAGGTGAAAATTTATGTCGATGGTGAAGTCACGCACGAACAGGACTCCAACAACCCTGTTGCACCCGCAGGTGCTACGAGCCGCGTTCAGATCGGCACATGGTCTGGTGAAGCATGGCCCGGCATTGTTGATGAGGTTCGCCTCTGGAACCGTGCCCTCTCTGACGATGAGATGAAACAGAGCATGGAGATGGGAGCAGAGGAGTTCTTGGCTGTCGATCCGAAGGATAAACTCACTACATCTTGGGCGCATATTAAGAGACTGCGCTAA
- a CDS encoding aminotransferase class I/II-fold pyridoxal phosphate-dependent enzyme: MRRQFLSPLSFYDETHRTLHTMQKYQPLLKRLEKTAKQSKLSDKSTRFTESVIRGMTQLCLRHNAINLSQGTPAYQPPPEVKAAAIKAIQEGYNQYSITWGAPVFREAIAQKMTAFNGIPTDPDRNVTVTCGSTEGMLSALLAIINPNDEIIIFEPFYENYGPDTIISGATPVYVALQETPASDGTIRFTYDTSELRAAFSPNTKAIVINTPNNPLGKVFTRDELQQIADLCCEYDCLAITDEIYEHMIYDEKPHISIGSLPEMRERTITVSGLSKAYSMTGWRLGYVIAPQTLTDAIRKMHDFLTVGAPHPLQRAGVVALNLPQSYHQELVAKYDKNRKRLLKNLTEAGFRCHQPEGAYYIMTDITDFGFPDDTAFAHWLVKEIGVGGVPGSSFYSRPHLGKTKFRFMFSMADDILAEAGERLMQIKTKI; this comes from the coding sequence ATGAGGCGGCAATTTTTGTCGCCTCTCTCCTTTTACGATGAAACTCACCGAACACTACACACTATGCAAAAATACCAACCCCTTTTAAAACGGCTCGAAAAAACAGCAAAACAATCCAAACTCTCAGACAAATCCACACGTTTCACGGAATCTGTCATCCGAGGTATGACGCAGCTCTGCTTGCGCCACAACGCGATTAACCTATCCCAAGGCACCCCTGCATATCAACCACCTCCCGAAGTCAAAGCCGCCGCAATTAAAGCAATTCAAGAGGGATATAATCAGTATAGCATTACATGGGGCGCGCCGGTGTTCCGTGAAGCAATCGCACAAAAGATGACAGCATTTAACGGCATTCCCACGGATCCCGACAGAAATGTTACCGTCACCTGTGGTTCAACCGAAGGCATGCTCTCCGCACTCCTCGCAATTATCAATCCGAACGACGAAATTATCATCTTTGAACCCTTTTATGAAAACTACGGACCCGATACCATCATCTCCGGAGCAACGCCTGTCTATGTCGCATTGCAAGAGACACCTGCCTCTGATGGCACTATCCGCTTTACCTACGATACCTCCGAACTGCGGGCGGCTTTTTCTCCCAACACAAAGGCGATTGTCATAAATACCCCTAACAATCCGCTTGGCAAAGTCTTTACACGCGATGAACTTCAACAGATTGCCGACCTCTGCTGTGAATACGATTGCCTCGCAATCACTGACGAAATATACGAACACATGATTTATGATGAGAAACCGCATATCAGCATCGGTTCTCTACCAGAGATGCGGGAACGAACGATTACGGTATCAGGGTTAAGCAAGGCGTATTCAATGACAGGTTGGCGGTTGGGATACGTCATTGCACCACAAACACTGACCGATGCGATTCGTAAGATGCACGACTTCCTCACCGTCGGTGCCCCACATCCGCTTCAGCGTGCGGGAGTCGTTGCCCTTAACTTACCGCAGAGTTACCACCAAGAACTCGTTGCGAAATATGACAAGAATCGTAAACGTCTTCTGAAAAATCTTACGGAAGCAGGATTTCGATGTCATCAACCAGAAGGCGCGTATTACATTATGACAGACATCACAGACTTTGGTTTCCCGGACGATACAGCCTTCGCACACTGGCTGGTGAAGGAAATTGGTGTCGGCGGCGTGCCGGGATCCAGTTTCTATAGTCGTCCGCACCTCGGCAAGACAAAGTTTAGGTTTATGTTTAGTATGGCAGATGACATCCTCGCGGAAGCCGGTGAACGCTTGATGCAGATCAAAACGAAAATTTGA
- a CDS encoding AAA family ATPase has translation MRLERIRLKTFGCFQQRDFELHNGINLIFGPNFSGKSTLVNAIFFTLTGKPIVPRVDSSAIKNAKAYSGTAGLQFVADGDRYQLYRATEKRLQLRAEKSDGWHVLFDDKRIKATETMLQERFGIRHEQLALTTFLREGEIFEFLARQSTTRRDVLHTLLGIDRLIEVRERFIDTRRIAKREQGRIRAHQNSLRFNARNDHKTEIARIEEKLRGLEAAYGADTGDAELIAEWTQNQNRLQTQLDALTRQQSEALRGVNDIAHLHKVIAKIETAIQEAAGLETKREELIQQIGRLESQITALTNVCYTLRSLIESEEPHCPTCYQEVEQEVVQRIIDEKEKEKTKYSAELEAHKKSLETETRNLESRHALEQRLETLQTRATQFQQRTQEIEGVQNGLTTLAARLNQKGVQQSKSQASETTVSLDKSKLKVQIDRERKQLDKLKREEAVRLDRLGALQRVNRDASHTEKTLLSLELACAGVDKTIATLQKQILKPAEEELHRWLEKMQLFSSSRQNGGETRIDLQRQHLLPSLTIDGVDRSLMLLSGSEKMFLYLCFKVALANVLGNPGFFVFDDPTLHLDRERKVLMVDFIRQLAEEHQIVVTSYDEDVRAGLEGAHLIEMRR, from the coding sequence ATGCGCTTAGAGCGAATTCGCCTTAAAACTTTCGGATGCTTCCAGCAGCGTGATTTTGAACTTCATAACGGTATCAATCTCATTTTTGGTCCCAACTTCAGTGGAAAAAGCACGCTCGTCAACGCCATCTTTTTCACATTAACCGGTAAACCGATTGTGCCGCGCGTGGATAGCTCAGCCATAAAGAACGCCAAAGCCTATAGCGGTACAGCAGGACTCCAATTCGTCGCCGATGGTGATCGCTATCAACTCTACCGGGCAACCGAAAAACGCCTCCAACTCCGTGCTGAGAAAAGCGACGGGTGGCATGTCCTTTTTGATGATAAGCGTATCAAAGCAACTGAAACAATGCTGCAGGAGCGATTTGGGATTAGGCACGAGCAGCTTGCACTCACCACCTTTCTCCGCGAAGGCGAAATCTTTGAATTCCTCGCACGTCAATCCACGACTCGACGAGATGTGCTTCATACACTCCTCGGCATCGACAGGTTAATAGAGGTACGGGAACGATTCATTGATACCCGTCGTATCGCTAAACGTGAACAAGGCAGAATCCGTGCGCACCAAAACAGTCTCCGCTTCAATGCACGGAACGACCATAAAACTGAGATCGCGCGCATCGAAGAAAAATTAAGAGGCTTGGAAGCAGCTTACGGTGCCGACACAGGAGATGCCGAACTCATCGCGGAATGGACGCAGAACCAGAATCGCTTACAAACTCAGTTAGACGCGTTGACACGCCAGCAAAGTGAAGCTTTAAGGGGTGTCAACGATATTGCACATCTCCACAAGGTAATAGCCAAAATTGAGACTGCCATTCAGGAGGCTGCAGGGTTAGAGACAAAACGTGAGGAACTTATACAGCAAATCGGACGTCTTGAGTCCCAAATCACGGCACTGACAAACGTCTGTTATACCCTCCGATCGCTCATTGAAAGCGAAGAGCCACACTGTCCAACCTGTTATCAAGAGGTTGAACAAGAAGTCGTCCAACGGATTATTGACGAGAAGGAAAAAGAAAAAACGAAATACTCCGCTGAACTTGAGGCGCACAAGAAATCGCTGGAGACAGAAACCCGAAATTTGGAAAGTAGGCATGCCCTGGAGCAACGCCTTGAGACTTTACAGACCCGCGCAACTCAATTTCAACAACGCACACAGGAAATTGAGGGCGTTCAGAACGGACTTACTACACTCGCAGCACGCTTGAACCAAAAAGGTGTCCAACAAAGTAAATCGCAGGCTTCTGAAACCACCGTAAGCCTTGACAAATCTAAATTGAAAGTCCAGATTGATCGCGAACGGAAACAACTTGACAAACTCAAGCGAGAAGAGGCTGTTCGTTTAGATAGGTTGGGCGCGCTTCAACGCGTCAACAGAGACGCATCGCATACTGAGAAGACCCTCCTCAGCTTAGAACTCGCCTGTGCAGGTGTTGACAAAACCATCGCGACCCTGCAAAAACAGATTCTCAAACCTGCTGAGGAAGAACTCCATCGGTGGCTCGAAAAGATGCAACTTTTTTCTTCTTCTCGCCAGAACGGTGGAGAGACCCGCATCGACTTACAACGCCAACACCTCCTCCCGTCCCTTACCATAGATGGTGTTGACCGGAGTCTCATGTTACTCAGTGGTAGTGAGAAGATGTTCCTCTATCTCTGCTTCAAAGTCGCACTCGCCAATGTATTAGGCAATCCCGGTTTCTTTGTATTTGATGACCCAACGCTCCATTTAGATCGTGAACGGAAGGTCTTGATGGTGGACTTTATCCGTCAACTTGCTGAGGAGCATCAGATCGTCGTGACGAGTTATGATGAAGATGTACGTGCCGGATTAGAAGGCGCGCACCTCATTGAAATGCGGCGATAA